A part of Candidatus Electrothrix aestuarii genomic DNA contains:
- a CDS encoding TRAP transporter substrate-binding protein — MKFILKIALAATLLITTTGQPALAAKTVRWKLAETWPSNLTPLASPPMQVAKMVEEMSGGKFTIRVEGKEKHKAPLAVLDMVKGGQYQMGHSGSYYWKGKDINTIFFTTVPFGMTTAEQYAWFYYGDGMKYMQQVYDRFKVLCYPGGNTGVQMGGWFKKEINSLDDLKGLKMRIPGLAGEVFAKLGVNVTNIPAGELYTSLDRGTIDALEWVGPGMDIRMGFHKVAPYYYTGWHEPASEMQFLINKRAYKKLPPEYQAMLQTAMKAAAADMYYENYAESAEAWDKMKSEYPDIKVKTFPQPVLKAMKKATDEVLEGYASSDPLFKEILASQRVFMKKVREWTVISDYNYLKTSMELEE; from the coding sequence ATGAAATTCATCCTGAAAATTGCACTGGCAGCAACCCTGCTCATCACCACAACAGGCCAGCCAGCCCTGGCTGCCAAAACCGTACGCTGGAAACTGGCAGAAACCTGGCCCTCAAACCTGACTCCGCTGGCCTCGCCCCCAATGCAGGTGGCCAAGATGGTCGAGGAAATGAGCGGTGGAAAATTCACTATCCGTGTCGAAGGCAAGGAAAAGCATAAAGCGCCGCTGGCGGTCCTGGATATGGTTAAGGGCGGACAGTACCAGATGGGCCATAGCGGCTCCTATTACTGGAAGGGCAAGGATATCAATACGATCTTTTTCACCACCGTGCCCTTTGGCATGACCACGGCTGAGCAGTATGCCTGGTTCTATTATGGAGACGGCATGAAGTACATGCAGCAAGTCTATGACCGCTTCAAGGTACTGTGCTATCCAGGCGGCAACACCGGGGTGCAGATGGGCGGCTGGTTTAAAAAGGAGATCAATTCCCTGGATGATCTGAAGGGCCTCAAGATGCGGATTCCCGGTCTGGCTGGCGAGGTTTTTGCTAAGCTGGGCGTGAATGTCACCAATATCCCTGCAGGCGAGCTCTATACCTCCCTGGATCGCGGCACCATTGATGCCCTGGAATGGGTGGGGCCGGGCATGGATATTCGAATGGGCTTTCACAAGGTGGCCCCGTATTATTACACCGGCTGGCATGAACCTGCCTCGGAGATGCAATTTCTCATCAATAAACGAGCCTATAAAAAACTCCCGCCCGAGTATCAAGCCATGCTCCAGACAGCTATGAAGGCTGCTGCTGCTGATATGTATTATGAGAATTATGCGGAAAGTGCTGAGGCCTGGGATAAGATGAAGAGCGAGTATCCTGATATCAAGGTCAAGACCTTTCCCCAGCCGGTGCTCAAGGCCATGAAAAAAGCCACCGACGAGGTTCTGGAGGGCTATGCCAGTAGCGATCCCCTGTTCAAGGAAATCCTGGCCTCACAACGGGTCTTTATGAAAAAGGTCCGGGAATGGACCGTGATTTCTGACTATAACTACCTGAAAACCAGTATGGAGTTGGAAGAGTAG